In Gemmatimonadetes bacterium T265, one DNA window encodes the following:
- a CDS encoding endo-1,4-beta-xylanase produces MRPRRVALGVARAALATGLAVAVAAGAQRAPHGRAQHGRAAPARGPRTYCNPLDLDYKYNFEQLNEGISYRSGADPAVVVHRGAYYLFETIGDGYWRSTDLLRWRFVRPSRWPFEDVVAPAAWTKGDTVLLMASATAPRPVLYTTRPETGRLEFYNRLLPPLPTAVREGTEPPNALVSPDSVQPGPWDPALFFDEDGRGGGWYLYWGSSNAYPLYGIALDPARRLAYAAGARPARLLRLDPARHGWERFGRDHRDTTTRPFVEGAWMTKHSGRYYLQYAAPGTEYNVYATGTYVGDAPLGPFAYAPNNPVAYKPGGFMTGAGHGSTFRDARGGWWLTGTGWVGANWPFERRIVLFPAAFDADGQYHADTRFGDFPHYVVPNAGGGGFAGWMLLSYRRPALASSALDSFPAARAVDEDPRTFWAARANRAGEWLAVDLGGVRTVRAVQVDYADYRQGLYASDSAVYTRFRLSASADGRRWTRVADLARGPRRDRPNAYVELPRPARARWVRYEHVYTAGAHLALSALRVFGTADGPAPAAPAWARARRGGEGAESGDPRDAVVTWAPVAGAVGYNVRWGLAPDRLYQTYQLWADEGPARAARLEVRALTAGQRYYFAVEAFDERGVSPAAPTTAAE; encoded by the coding sequence GTGCGCCCGCGACGCGTCGCGCTGGGCGTCGCGCGGGCGGCCCTCGCCACCGGCCTGGCCGTCGCGGTCGCGGCCGGCGCCCAACGCGCGCCGCATGGACGCGCCCAGCACGGGCGGGCCGCGCCGGCACGTGGGCCGCGCACGTACTGCAACCCGCTCGACCTCGACTACAAGTACAACTTCGAGCAGCTGAACGAGGGCATCTCGTACCGCTCGGGCGCGGACCCGGCGGTGGTCGTGCACCGCGGCGCGTACTACCTGTTCGAGACGATCGGCGACGGCTACTGGCGCTCGACCGACCTGCTGCGCTGGCGGTTCGTGCGGCCGAGCCGGTGGCCGTTCGAGGACGTCGTCGCGCCGGCGGCGTGGACGAAGGGCGACACCGTGCTGCTCATGGCGTCGGCCACGGCGCCGCGCCCCGTCCTCTACACCACCCGTCCCGAGACCGGGCGGCTCGAGTTCTACAACCGGCTGCTCCCGCCGCTCCCCACCGCCGTGCGCGAGGGCACCGAGCCGCCGAACGCCCTCGTGTCGCCGGACTCGGTGCAGCCCGGGCCGTGGGACCCGGCGCTCTTTTTCGACGAGGACGGGCGCGGCGGCGGCTGGTACCTGTACTGGGGCTCGTCGAACGCGTACCCGCTCTACGGCATCGCGCTGGACCCGGCGCGGCGGCTCGCCTACGCGGCGGGCGCGCGGCCGGCGCGGCTCCTCCGCCTCGACCCGGCGCGGCACGGGTGGGAGCGCTTCGGGCGGGACCACCGCGACACGACGACGCGCCCGTTCGTGGAGGGCGCGTGGATGACGAAACACTCGGGGCGCTACTATCTCCAGTACGCCGCGCCCGGCACGGAGTACAACGTGTACGCCACCGGGACCTACGTCGGCGACGCGCCGCTCGGCCCGTTCGCCTACGCGCCCAACAACCCGGTCGCGTACAAGCCCGGCGGCTTCATGACCGGGGCGGGGCACGGGAGCACGTTCCGGGACGCGCGCGGCGGCTGGTGGCTCACGGGCACGGGGTGGGTCGGCGCGAACTGGCCGTTCGAGCGGCGGATCGTGCTCTTCCCCGCGGCGTTCGACGCGGACGGGCAGTACCACGCCGACACGCGCTTCGGCGACTTTCCGCACTACGTCGTGCCTAACGCTGGCGGCGGGGGCTTCGCGGGGTGGATGCTGCTGTCGTACCGCCGGCCGGCGCTCGCCTCGTCCGCGCTGGACTCCTTCCCCGCCGCGCGCGCGGTCGACGAGGACCCGCGCACGTTCTGGGCGGCGCGGGCGAACCGCGCGGGGGAGTGGCTCGCGGTCGACCTGGGCGGCGTGCGCACGGTGCGCGCGGTGCAGGTGGACTACGCCGACTACCGGCAGGGGCTCTACGCGAGCGACTCGGCCGTCTACACGCGGTTCCGCCTGTCGGCCTCGGCCGACGGGCGGCGCTGGACGCGGGTCGCCGACCTCGCGCGCGGGCCGCGGCGCGACCGGCCGAACGCGTACGTGGAGCTGCCGCGCCCGGCGCGCGCGCGCTGGGTGCGCTACGAGCACGTGTACACGGCCGGCGCGCACCTCGCGCTCTCCGCGCTCCGGGTGTTCGGCACGGCGGACGGGCCCGCGCCCGCGGCGCCGGCGTGGGCGCGCGCGCGGCGCGGGGGCGAGGGGGCCGAGTCGGGCGACCCGCGCGACGCGGTCGTGACGTGGGCGCCGGTGGCGGGGGCGGTCGGCTACAACGTGCGGTGGGGGCTCGCGCCGGACCGGCTGTACCAGACGTACCAGCTCTGGGCGGACGAGGGGCCGGCGCGCGCGGCGCGGCTCGAGGTGCGCGCGCTCACGGCCGGGCAGCGGTACTACTTCGCGGTCGAGGCGTTCGACGAGCGCGGGGTGTCGCCGGCGGCGCCGACGACTGCGGCGGAGTAG
- a CDS encoding threonine synthase: MPASVPTSVPDATPVCARCGAAYGPLTLLAECPACGGLLDLHVPPPDVCGADLRARFDARRADRDAPVTFAADPGPARRSGVWRFRELILPGATDAECVSQPEGDTPLVYREPVARWAGHDALLLKHDGFNPTGSFKDRGMTVALTQARRAGARAVACASTGNTSAALAAYAALGGMAGLVLVPAPRAGAGGGAVPQVALGKLAQTLAYGARTLLVRGDFDRCLALLRAHAESLGVYLVNSVNPYRVAGQQSVAFEVAQQLGWSAPDWVVLPAGNLGNTSAVGAALRTMRALGLLARTPRVAAVQAAGAAPFARAFREQFAARHAVEADTVATAIKIGDPASWERAERVVRETDGVVTDVSDADLLEAKAAVDASGLGCEPASAASVAGVRRLAREGVIRPGETVVAILTGHVLKDPGLLLDYHRAGSTAAGANPPVEVDATPDALARVVDAALARTPGGAGA; the protein is encoded by the coding sequence GTGCCCGCCTCCGTCCCTACGTCCGTCCCCGACGCCACGCCGGTCTGCGCCCGCTGCGGCGCGGCGTACGGCCCGCTGACGCTGCTCGCCGAGTGCCCCGCGTGCGGCGGCCTCCTCGACCTGCACGTCCCGCCGCCCGACGTCTGCGGCGCCGACCTCCGCGCCCGCTTCGACGCGCGCCGCGCCGACCGCGACGCGCCCGTCACTTTCGCCGCCGACCCCGGCCCGGCGCGCCGCTCGGGCGTATGGCGCTTCCGCGAGCTGATCCTCCCCGGCGCGACCGACGCCGAGTGCGTGAGCCAGCCCGAGGGCGACACGCCGCTCGTCTATCGCGAACCGGTCGCGCGCTGGGCGGGGCACGACGCGCTCCTCCTCAAGCACGACGGCTTCAACCCGACGGGCTCGTTCAAGGACCGCGGGATGACCGTCGCGCTCACCCAGGCCCGGCGCGCCGGCGCGCGCGCGGTCGCCTGCGCGAGCACGGGCAACACGAGCGCCGCGCTCGCCGCCTACGCCGCGCTCGGCGGCATGGCGGGGCTCGTCCTCGTGCCGGCGCCGCGGGCCGGCGCGGGCGGCGGGGCCGTCCCGCAGGTCGCGTTAGGCAAGCTCGCCCAGACGCTCGCCTACGGCGCGCGCACCCTGCTCGTCCGCGGCGACTTCGACCGCTGCCTCGCGCTCCTCCGCGCCCACGCCGAGTCGCTCGGCGTCTACCTCGTCAACTCCGTCAACCCGTACCGCGTCGCGGGGCAGCAGAGCGTCGCGTTCGAGGTCGCCCAGCAGCTCGGCTGGTCCGCGCCCGACTGGGTCGTCCTCCCCGCCGGCAACCTCGGCAACACCTCGGCCGTCGGCGCCGCGCTCCGCACGATGCGCGCGTTAGGCCTCCTCGCGCGCACGCCGCGCGTCGCGGCGGTCCAGGCCGCGGGCGCCGCGCCGTTCGCGCGCGCCTTCCGCGAGCAGTTCGCCGCCCGGCACGCCGTCGAGGCGGACACCGTCGCCACCGCGATCAAGATCGGCGACCCCGCGAGCTGGGAGCGCGCCGAACGCGTCGTCCGCGAGACCGACGGCGTCGTGACCGACGTGAGCGACGCCGACCTGCTCGAGGCCAAGGCGGCGGTCGACGCGTCCGGACTCGGCTGCGAGCCGGCGAGCGCGGCGAGCGTGGCCGGCGTGCGCCGCCTCGCGCGCGAGGGGGTGATCCGGCCGGGCGAGACGGTCGTCGCGATCCTCACCGGGCACGTGCTCAAGGACCCCGGCCTGCTGCTCGACTACCACCGGGCGGGGAGCACGGCCGCCGGCGCCAACCCGCCCGTCGAGGTCGACGCCACCCCCGACGCCCTCGCGCGGGTGGTCG